A genomic stretch from Sinorhizobium terangae includes:
- a CDS encoding F0F1 ATP synthase subunit C, with protein sequence MEAEAAKFIGAGLACLGMAGTALGLGNIFGSYLSGALRNPSAADGQFGRLVFGFAVTEALGIFSLLVALLLLFAV encoded by the coding sequence ATGGAAGCGGAAGCAGCAAAGTTCATCGGTGCAGGTCTTGCATGCCTTGGTATGGCCGGCACGGCTCTCGGCCTCGGCAACATCTTCGGCAGCTACCTGTCCGGCGCTCTGCGCAATCCGTCGGCTGCTGACGGCCAGTTCGGCCGCCTCGTATTCGGCTTCGCCGTTACGGAAGCTCTGGGCATCTTCTCGCTACTCGTAGCCCTGCTCCTCCTCTTCGCCGTCTAA